The proteins below come from a single Tsuneonella deserti genomic window:
- the rpsB gene encoding 30S ribosomal protein S2: MAAPVVTMQQLIEAGAHFGHQTHRWNPRMKPYIFGARNGVHIIDLSQTVPLFARALDFVQDTVRSGGKVLFVGTKRQAQEPIAEAARRSGQHFVNHRWLGGMLTNWKTISGSIRRLKSLEEQLSGDTSGLTKKEVLQLTRERDKLELSLGGIRDMGGIPDVMFVIDANKEDLAIKEAGVLGIPVVAVLDSNVDPTGIAFPIPGNDDAARAVRLYCDAVAEAATSGKGRQAIDSGADVGAMANPPAEVDAAEAATEA, encoded by the coding sequence ATGGCGGCTCCTGTCGTCACCATGCAGCAATTGATCGAGGCCGGCGCACACTTCGGCCACCAGACCCACCGCTGGAACCCGCGGATGAAGCCGTACATCTTCGGCGCCCGCAACGGTGTTCACATCATCGACCTGTCGCAGACCGTGCCGCTCTTCGCGCGCGCTCTCGATTTCGTGCAGGACACGGTCCGTTCGGGTGGCAAGGTCCTGTTCGTCGGCACCAAGCGCCAGGCGCAGGAGCCGATCGCCGAAGCCGCCCGCCGTTCGGGCCAGCACTTCGTCAACCACCGCTGGCTGGGCGGAATGCTCACCAACTGGAAGACCATCTCGGGCTCGATCCGCCGGCTCAAGAGCCTGGAGGAGCAGCTTTCGGGCGACACTTCGGGCCTGACCAAGAAGGAAGTCCTCCAGCTTACCCGTGAGCGTGACAAGCTCGAGCTTTCGCTCGGCGGCATCCGCGACATGGGCGGCATCCCGGACGTGATGTTCGTGATCGACGCCAACAAGGAAGACCTCGCGATCAAGGAAGCCGGCGTGCTTGGCATTCCCGTGGTCGCGGTGCTCGATTCGAACGTCGATCCGACGGGCATCGCTTTCCCGATCCCGGGCAACGACGACGCCGCGCGCGCCGTGCGCCTCTATTGCGACGCGGTGGCCGAGGCGGCGACCAGCGGCAAGGGCCGCCAGGCGATCGATTCGGGTGCCGACGTGGGCGCGATGGCCAATCCGCCCGCCGAGGTGGACGCCGCCGAAGCCGCGACCGAGGCCTGA
- the tsf gene encoding translation elongation factor Ts, which translates to MAAFTAADVKNLREKTGAGMMDAKKALEQTNGDIEAAVDALRAKGLATAAKKSSRTAAEGLVGVAVDGTKGVAVEVNSETDFVAKNDKFQDFVRKVTQVALAEGSADVEALKAAGYPDGGTVSDKLTDNVATIGENQQVRRLKHVSVTDGIVVPYMHNAAAPNLGKIGVLVALESTADKAALEALGKQLAMHIAAAFPQALDAASLDAEVIERERKVAAEKAAESGKPAEVQAKMVDGAVAKFAKENALLSQVFVMDNKTPISEVVAKAGKDAGASIVLKDYVRFQLGEGIEKEETDFAAEVAAAVKG; encoded by the coding sequence ATGGCTGCTTTCACCGCCGCCGACGTGAAGAACCTGCGCGAGAAGACCGGCGCGGGCATGATGGACGCCAAGAAGGCGCTCGAGCAGACGAATGGCGACATCGAAGCCGCGGTCGACGCGCTGCGCGCCAAGGGTCTCGCCACGGCCGCCAAGAAATCGAGCCGCACCGCGGCCGAAGGACTCGTTGGCGTCGCTGTCGATGGCACCAAGGGTGTCGCCGTCGAGGTCAACTCGGAAACCGATTTCGTCGCCAAGAACGACAAGTTCCAGGACTTCGTCCGCAAGGTGACCCAGGTCGCTCTCGCCGAAGGCAGTGCCGACGTCGAGGCGCTCAAGGCGGCAGGCTACCCCGATGGCGGCACCGTGAGCGACAAGCTGACGGACAACGTCGCCACGATCGGCGAGAACCAGCAGGTCCGTCGTCTGAAGCACGTTTCGGTTACCGATGGCATCGTTGTTCCCTACATGCACAACGCGGCCGCCCCGAACCTTGGCAAGATCGGCGTGCTCGTCGCTCTGGAGTCGACTGCGGACAAGGCCGCTCTCGAAGCGCTCGGCAAGCAGCTCGCGATGCACATCGCCGCCGCTTTCCCGCAAGCACTCGATGCTGCCAGCCTCGACGCCGAAGTGATCGAGCGCGAGCGCAAGGTCGCCGCTGAAAAGGCTGCCGAGAGCGGCAAGCCGGCGGAAGTCCAGGCCAAGATGGTCGACGGCGCGGTGGCCAAGTTCGCCAAGGAGAACGCGCTGTTGAGCCAGGTCTTCGTGATGGACAACAAGACTCCCATCAGCGAGGTCGTCGCCAAGGCCGGCAAGGACGCCGGCGCTTCGATCGTGCTGAAGGACTACGTCCGTTTCCAGCTCGGCGAGGGTATCGAGAAGGAAGAGACCGACTTCGCTGCCGAGGTGGCCGCAGCGGTCAAAGGCTGA
- the pyrH gene encoding UMP kinase, whose translation MALPPLKRVLIKLSGEVLMGNQQFGIDPAFVSELAHEIKAAKETGLEVCLVIGGGNIFRGMAGAAAGMDRAQADYMGMLATVMNALAMQNALEQIGVQTRVQSAVQMDAVCEPVIRRRAERHLEKGRVVIFAAGVGAPYFTTDSGAALRAAEMKCDALLKGTSVDGIYDSDPKKNSQAKRFDTVTYDQVLASNLKVMDASAVALCRDNGIPIVVFSIREKGNLARVLAGDGVRTIVQGS comes from the coding sequence ATGGCCCTGCCACCCCTTAAGCGCGTCCTGATCAAGCTTTCGGGCGAAGTGCTGATGGGCAACCAGCAGTTCGGGATCGATCCCGCTTTCGTCAGTGAACTGGCGCACGAGATCAAGGCGGCGAAGGAGACCGGTCTCGAGGTCTGCCTCGTCATCGGCGGCGGGAACATCTTCCGCGGAATGGCAGGCGCGGCGGCCGGAATGGACCGGGCTCAGGCCGATTACATGGGCATGCTCGCCACGGTCATGAATGCGCTGGCCATGCAGAACGCGCTAGAGCAGATAGGCGTGCAGACGCGCGTGCAGTCGGCAGTGCAGATGGACGCCGTGTGCGAGCCGGTCATCCGTCGCCGGGCCGAACGTCATCTTGAAAAGGGGCGCGTGGTGATCTTTGCCGCCGGCGTGGGCGCGCCTTATTTCACAACCGATTCGGGAGCTGCTCTGCGCGCTGCAGAGATGAAATGCGACGCATTGCTGAAGGGCACCAGCGTCGACGGGATTTACGACAGCGATCCCAAGAAGAATTCGCAGGCGAAGCGCTTCGATACAGTAACTTACGACCAGGTACTGGCAAGCAACCTCAAGGTCATGGATGCATCCGCCGTGGCGCTCTGCCGCGATAACGGCATTCCGATCGTGGTCTTCTCCATCCGCGAAAAGGGCAACCTCGCGCGGGTGCTGGCCGGCGATGGCGTACGAACGATAGTGCAGGGAAGTTGA
- the frr gene encoding ribosome recycling factor gives MAKYDKADIERRMKGAVESLKGDLSGLRTGRANVSLLDPVVCEVYGAMMPLNQVATVSAPEPRMLSVQVWDKSNLTAVEKGIAKANLGLNPMIDGQTLRLPLPDLTQERRKELAKLAGEYGEKAKIAIRNVRRDGMEALKDDEKKKDISEDERKRSEDDVQKLTDSHVVEIDTVVAAKVKEILSQ, from the coding sequence ATGGCGAAGTATGACAAGGCCGACATCGAGCGGCGGATGAAGGGTGCGGTCGAGAGCCTCAAGGGCGATCTGTCGGGTCTTCGCACTGGCCGCGCCAACGTGAGCCTGCTCGATCCCGTGGTTTGTGAAGTGTACGGCGCGATGATGCCGCTCAACCAGGTGGCGACCGTGTCGGCGCCCGAGCCGCGCATGCTGAGCGTGCAGGTGTGGGACAAGTCGAACCTCACCGCAGTCGAGAAGGGTATCGCCAAGGCCAACCTGGGCCTCAATCCGATGATTGACGGGCAGACGCTGCGGCTGCCGCTGCCCGACCTCACGCAGGAGCGGCGCAAGGAACTCGCCAAGCTCGCCGGCGAATACGGGGAAAAAGCCAAGATCGCCATCCGCAACGTCCGCCGCGACGGAATGGAAGCGCTGAAGGACGACGAGAAAAAGAAGGACATTTCCGAAGACGAGCGCAAGCGTTCGGAGGACGATGTCCAGAAGCTTACCGACAGCCACGTCGTCGAGATCGACACGGTGGTCGCGGCCAAGGTGAAGGAAATCCTTAGCCAGTGA